The following are encoded together in the Salvia hispanica cultivar TCC Black 2014 chromosome 6, UniMelb_Shisp_WGS_1.0, whole genome shotgun sequence genome:
- the LOC125194762 gene encoding uncharacterized protein LOC125194762, translating to MFICGRRSFIRDEDREKNESSHLTPKRSKNTRTNPYAERGLDKFHTLLAHLEGEKQKIYNQIGAEEVSFVRFVYSDSFKNVRPIVVRGKNNNSHLKFGPNNSTTSRDEEICGDEREEKGEKMMMCKRWNIGSLCFGVMMVLVFVAIHGRSFAILCTTFVWYLVPLIFGRRNVI from the coding sequence ATGTTCATCTGTGGCAGAAGAAGCTTTATACGGGATGAAGACAGGGAGAAGAATGAAAGCTCACATTTGACTCCGAAAAGGAGCAAGAACACAAGGACAAACCCTTATGCAGAGCGCGGCTTggacaaatttcacacacttttAGCTCATCTTGAGGGCGAGAAGCAGAAGATATACAATCAGATTGGGGCGGAGGAAGTATCTTTTGTTCGATTTGTCTACTCCGACAGCTTCAAGAACGTGAGGCCTATCGTTGTGAGAGGCAAGAACAACAACAGCCACCTCAAATTTGGTCCCAACAACTCTACAACAAGCAGGGATGAAGAAATATGTGGTGatgagagagaggaaaaaggagagaagatgatgatgtgTAAGAGATGGAATATTGGAAGCTTGTGTTTTGGAGTGATGATGGTTTTAGTGTTTGTGGCGATTCATGGGAGATCCTTTGCGATTCTTTGCACCACCTTTGTATGGTATTTGGTTCCCCTGATTTTTGGAAGGAGAAatgttatttga